CGGTGCGGACTACGATCCGGGATTCGGTATCGGTGGTGCAGTAGGGTATAACCTTACAGATCAGATACGTGTTGAAGGTGAGTTGGCTTATCGTGAAACCGATGTTGATTCGGTTAGTTTAGGCGGTACTACTGTATCGGGCGGAAATCTTGAGCTGGAAATATGGTCGGGTATGGTAAATACTTACTATAACATACCTTTAGATGATAAAGTTTCTCCATATCTTGGTGCGGGTATCGGTGCTGCTTACAACGACAATATCGAAGAGTTCGCTTTTGCATACCAAGCTATGGCAGGTGTGGACTTCAAAGTTGATGAGCAAGGTACTTTATATGGCGGATACCGTTATTTCGGTACTACTGAATTTGAAGAGAGCTTCTCTGACGCAGTATTAGGAAATGTTACTACTAAAACCGATGTAAGCCAGCATATCGTTGAAGTAGGGTACAGGTTTACTTTCTAATTGTTGACGTTAAACTACGTAAAAATTAAAACAGGTTCATAAAAATGATTATGAGCCTGTTTTTTTTAAGATTGTTTTGTACTTTTTTAAATGCTAAAAAGTCATTAAAATCAAAACGGGGCTAAAATGCAGGAAAGGCTGATGGAAGACATTGAAAATAAAAAGGAAAGACTTAAACAAATTATCGCACAAAAATCTTTAACAACGGGTAATTTCAAACTGGCATCGGGTGCTACGAGTACGTATCTTTTTGACCTGAAAACTACCCTGCTTGACCCTGAGGGTGCAAGCCTTACTGCCGACTTGATACTGGAGAATCTTGCAAAAGAAGATGTTGACGCAGTAGGCGGTCTGGAGCTTGGGGCTTGTCCAATCGTTTCAGCGGTTTGCGTTAAAAGCTATCTTGCAGGCAGCCCTATAAAATCTTTTTATGTAAGAAAAGAGAAAAAAGACAGGGGGAGCAACAAGTTAATAGAAGGTTGCGGTCTAAATGCCGGTGACAAGGTGGTTGTGCTGGAAGATGTAACTACAAAAGGCGGCTCCGTAATGAACGCTATTAAAGTCATTCAAGAGCGTGGCTGCAAAATAGTAAAGGTGCTTTCTGTCGTGAACAGGCTGGAGGGTGCTAAAGAAAATCTGGAAAAAGAAAGTATTGTACTTGATTCCCTGTTTACAAGAGATGATTTTGATATTCCTACGGCTTAGATTTGTTGTAATTGTACGTGTAATAGCTGACGTATCACCCGTCTTCCAGATGTAATATTAACACCGTACCTATTAATATAGAAACACAAGCCGGTGTCCATGCCGATACTATAACAGGTATGCTACCGGATAAGCCTAATGCCAGAACCAGATTAGATATAAAATAAATTATAAAGCCCGATGCGATTCCCGCTACCATAAGAGCACCCGTCTTCCCTCTCCTAGGAGGTCTTAGCGAAAACGCCGCTGCAAAAAATACCATTGCTGCTAAGAAAAACGGAGTAACCAGAACGTTATGCCAGTGCAGTGAGTGGCGTATTGCCGAAAAGCCTGCATCTTTTAGCGTGCCGATAAATTTAGGCAGTTCCCAAAAAGACATGGTTTCAGGCGATGCAAAACTTTCCTGAATATGATGGCGTGAAAGCTCCGTACCTAAACGGTAGTCGGTACGTGCTGCCGCAGCCATGCCCGGAACCGTAAGCACCGCATCTTTTATGTCCCAATAACTTTTCTTGTCGCCTTCTTCATCTTCCTCTTCTATAAGTATAGCTTTAGCCGCATCAACACGTTGCAAGAATTCATTATTGTCACCGAACATGAATATCGTTACATCATAAAGCTCCATATTCTCATGCGAAACCCTAAGTGCATTAATAACCGTCTTGCCCGAATCAAAAGAGTTTTTCTGACGCAGCCAAAGACCGTTTGATGATACCGAAAGGGTGCTTGTACCGCCTTTGAGGTATTTGGCTTCAATCTGCTCGAACTTGGAAAGCATTGTAGAGGCAAGGGGATTAAACACCGTCATTATAAAAATACCTAGCGTAAATGATATAATAATAGCAGGCGATAAAAACTGCCATGCCGATATACCCGCAGAACGGGCTACGACAAGTTCGGATGTTCTTGTTAGTTTTGAAAAGGATAATATACCTCCTATCAATATGGCAAAAGGCACTACCTTCTGGACAATCGTAGGCAGTTTCAGCAAGGTCATTTGCAGTATAATACCGATCGGCACATCCTTGGAATAGGCACGGCGTACAAGCTCAAGTGAGTCAAAAAGTATTATAGTTACCATCATAACAAAGAGTACTACACCGACCCTGCCGATGAAATTCTTACTTATATATATTGATAAAGTTATAGGTAGCCTCACACGTGACCTTTAATTATGTTCTTTTTAAATTTAGTTAATTTTTTATGTATATTATCCGATAACGGAAATCCGGTGATAGTTCTGTTGGCTATAATTACATATGAGCAAAGCCCGCTTGAGATTATAACGTTAAGATACATAAAGACTGCGAGTATGGTTAAGGATTCGGCGGCACTTTTTGCAGCAAGGTTTATTACCGTTATTATAAAAGTTATAAATGTTGCGGCTAATATACGCTTCCACTGCCCGCGACGGTTAAACTGACCTGAGAATAAAGAACTGAGTGCAACCAAAGTAAGAACAATGCAAAATAGCGGCCATACTATCCTGTAATGTCCCTCGGCAATGAACTGATTACGCATAGTGTCTGAAATGCCCTCGGGGAAAAGCAACTCGTATATATATGATTCCTCCGGCTTCTTCCATGTGCGTTCGGTTTGTTCTGTGTACATGCTAATGTCATATTCGTCACTTTCAAAGTCAAGTATATATAAATTACCCGTTTGGGCATCTACTCCCTGACTATGTCCGTTTATAAGCTCGAATCTGGGTCCGTGTTCGGTACGTGATAAAACCCCTTTTTCCGCTATTATGGTTACGGGTTTTTTAGGATCACGGCTGTCATGTACCAATATACCGTATAGCATACCGCCACGCCCCCGTGATTCTATATATACCGTAAGACCTTTGGTAGGGTTGCTGAAAACTCCCTCCTGAAGGAGTACGGACGCATAATTATTGCGTATAAAAACCTGTGTGTCCTTAAATTCCTTGTAAGAATTCGGCAGAATGTAAAAAGATATTAAATAAGTTATTACGGTAACACCTAAAGCTACCGCAAGGGCAGGCTTTGCTAGGCTTACACGGCTTAAACCTGCACTTTTTAATACTATAAGCTCGCTGTCCGATATGAACTTATTATATACCGTCAAAACCGACACGAACAATGCAACGGGCAATATCAGGAATAACAGTGACGGTACAAGAAGTAAGGATAGGTATAAAAACGTAGATATATCAAGACCTTTGTTAACTATCAGGTCAATGAAACGCAAACTTTGTGTAAGCCATACTATGCCGGTTAATGTCAGTGTAATTACTAACATCGGCATAATAAGATTTTTCATCAAATATTTTGTGTATATCTGCATTTTTTTCAAGTTAGTCCTTAGGACCTATCATGTTTTCAGGTCTTACCCACAGGTTGAACTGCTCTTCGGTTAGTAGTTCAAGGGCAATAGCCGCTTCTTTTAACGTTGTACCTTCCTTATGTGCCTTCTTGGCTATTTTGGTAGCATTGTCATAGCCTATATGCGGATTAAGGGCGGTAACCAACATTAGCGACTCATCACGTAAAGATTCAATACGTTCCTTGTTGGCTTTAATGCCCACAACACAATTATCGGTAAAGCTTACACAGCCGTCAGCAATCAGACGGATAGACTGCAATAAGTTATGTATCATTACAGGCTTGAATACGTTTAACTCAAAATGACCGTTAGAACCTGCAATGGTGATAGCCATATGGTTGCCCATAACCTGAGTACATAGCATAGTCATAGCCTCGCACTGCGTAGGGTTTACTTTTCCCGGCATGATAGATGAACCCGGCTCGTTTTCAGGCAGACTCAATTCACCGAGTCCGCAACGTGGTCCCGAACCCAGCAGCCTTATATCATTAGCTATTTTCATTAGGCTTGCGGCAAGAACGTTCAACGCTCCGCTTGCTTCAATAATCGCATCATGTGCAGCCAAAGATTCAAACTTGTTAGGAGCGGTTATAAACGGAATACCCGTAATATTAGAAACCTCGGCAGCGAACTTTTCGGCAAAGCCTTTTTTGGAATTGATACCCGTTCCGACAGCCGTACCGCCTTGTGCTAGTTGGTATAATCTTGGTAATGTATTTTTTACACGTGCTATGCCGTAATCAACTTGTGTGAAGTAACCGGAAAATTCCTGTTCTAAAGTCAAAGGAGTGGCATCTTGCAGATGAGTCCTGCCTATCTTGATAATGCCTTGGAACTCTACTGATTTTGCTTTTATAGCATCATATAACTTTTCTAAAGCGGGGATAAGCTTGTGGTGTATCTCCTCAACGGCGGCGATATGCATGGCAGTCGGGAAGGTATCATTTGAAGATTGCCCCATATTTACGTGGTCGTTAGGGTGAACCGGAGTTTTTGACCCCTTCACGCCTCCCAATATCTCGATAGCACGGTTAGAGATAACCTCATTAGTGTTCATGTTGGTTTGAGTGCCTGAACCTGTCTGCCAAACAACTAGCGGGAAATGATCGTAAAGCTCAAGACTGATAACCTCATCGGCAGCCTTACACATAGCATCACCGAGTTTTTTATCTAAAACGCCCAGATTCATGTTAACTATGGCGGCGGACTTTTTCAAAATTCCCAAAGCTCTGACTAATGCTTCGGGCATTTTCTCAGTGCTTATCTTGAAATTACCTAAAGAACGTTGGGTTTGTGCGCCCCAATATTTATCCGAGGGAACCTTTAACTCACCGAAACTGTCGGTTTCAATCCTGAAATCATCGGGTTTTTGGACTGCCATGTTCATATATGCTCCGTTTTTGTTATTTTTAAAGGCTGTTATACAGTCATCTTTATGGAAACACAATACATACAAAACACAATACATACAAAACACTATAAATAAAAAAGACCTTGTAAGGCATGATCATTTTTAGTTTATTTACTTAACCGATATATAATCGTTAACACCATGTAATACACAATTCCATTTTAATTCGTTATAAGTAATTAATTTTAACCATTTTTTAATTTTATCATGTAAGAATATATCTTTAAAACGGAGAAATTATGTGGCTATTAAATTAGGTAAATTTAACTTATCGGGTAATCAGGCAGGTTTTACAATCGCAGAAGTGTCAGTTGTTATAGTTCTTATAGCCACTTTCATAGTCACGTTTATGGCGGGCATGTCACTTTATGAAAAAAGTAAAATAAAAATGCAGATATCGCAGCTAAAACAATATAAGGCAGCATATGAAGCATTTAAAATAGAATATAACGCCATACCCGGTGATTTTGATATGGCATCGAAAAAATGGGAAAGCGTACCCGACGGTAACGGTGACGGCAGGATAAACGAGGATTCGGCAACCGTTGACTCTATCAATAAAGATTATGAGATGGTAAAATTTTTCCAGCATCTATAATCTATATATGTCCGAGTTTATAAAGGAGAATTTTTATAACTCGTCGCTTTTAAATATAGGCTTCCCGACTATAAAACTTAATTCATCAATGGGAATGCTCGCATATGGTTCCGATGTAACGGAGTCTTATGCCGATTTCCAGATATCCGAACAAACCGCAAAAAATTTTCATGCCGGACTCGGTATGAACGTAAGTCAGGCTAAATTAATCGAGAGCGATATGTTTAACGATTATGTAGGCACTGCCTCTCCGACTATTTATAGTGAAATTGACAATAAAATAGATGACGGTAATGCAAGGGAAGGGATGTTCACGGCTTACAGGGCTAAGAACAGTAAACACGGAGATTGTCTTAGCGGTGTTGACGGAGGCTATCTGATAACTAACGAAGAGCCTGCGTGTATGGCAATATATATTATTGATAATTAAGTTAAAAAATATGATGAATGTAATATCTCCCGGTGGGAAAATCGGTATAATAGGCGGAGGGCATATAGCTAGAATGATGGCTCAGGCGGCCTTTGCACTTGGGTATAGGGTTCATATTTTTTGCCGTGATGCTGAAAGTCCGGCAGTACATGTTTCAAATCACGTTACCTTAGCTGATTTTAATGATACTGAAGCTTTAGAGCATTTTGCAGAAAATGTTGACATAATCACGTTTGAACGTGAAGAAATACCAAATGAACTGGCTATATATTTAAGTAAAACCAAAACGGTTATTCCAAGATGGAAAGAGTTGGATATAGCATATAACAGGCTAAAGGAACGAGGATTTCTGCATAGTCTGGAATTACCAATCGCTAAATATTGTCCTGTCAATTCTGCGGTCAAATTAGAAGAGGCATATTATAAGCTCAATTGTAGTAAAGCCATATTCAAAGCCATGAAGGCAACTTCCGAAGGAAGCGGTCATATAATATTGGAAGGTAATAATCCTGATTTTCAAGCTATCTGGGATAAATGCGGTATCAAAGAAGGGATATTAGAACCTATCATTCCGTTTACAAAAGAGCTTTCGGTAATCATCGCAAGGGGATTCGATACTAAATATGTTACCTATGATGTAACCGAGTATATAAATAACGGTCCTAATTTCTGCTCGTCCGTAACACCTGCCGATATTTCAGAAGCAACACGTGAAAGTGCTTACGGTATCGCCAATAAAATAGCGAATGAATTGCATCTGGTCGGTATATTAACAGTAGAATTTTTTATGAAAAAAGACGGCTCACTGTTAGTTAATGAAATCACGCCAAGACCTAATGAAACAGGCTACTGGACACAAGGTGGCTGCTTCGTTAACCAGTTCGAACAATTTATCAGAGCCATATGCGGTCTGCCGCTAGGC
The Pseudomonadota bacterium DNA segment above includes these coding regions:
- a CDS encoding outer membrane beta-barrel protein, whose amino-acid sequence is MKNTKLALLSTAAAIVLSNSAMAQEPGKFYGSLHGEFIVYSDSDIDLNSTATNLSGGADYDPGFGIGGAVGYNLTDQIRVEGELAYRETDVDSVSLGGTTVSGGNLELEIWSGMVNTYYNIPLDDKVSPYLGAGIGAAYNDNIEEFAFAYQAMAGVDFKVDEQGTLYGGYRYFGTTEFEESFSDAVLGNVTTKTDVSQHIVEVGYRFTF
- the pyrE gene encoding orotate phosphoribosyltransferase, producing the protein MQERLMEDIENKKERLKQIIAQKSLTTGNFKLASGATSTYLFDLKTTLLDPEGASLTADLILENLAKEDVDAVGGLELGACPIVSAVCVKSYLAGSPIKSFYVRKEKKDRGSNKLIEGCGLNAGDKVVVLEDVTTKGGSVMNAIKVIQERGCKIVKVLSVVNRLEGAKENLEKESIVLDSLFTRDDFDIPTA
- the lptG gene encoding LPS export ABC transporter permease LptG; this encodes MRLPITLSIYISKNFIGRVGVVLFVMMVTIILFDSLELVRRAYSKDVPIGIILQMTLLKLPTIVQKVVPFAILIGGILSFSKLTRTSELVVARSAGISAWQFLSPAIIISFTLGIFIMTVFNPLASTMLSKFEQIEAKYLKGGTSTLSVSSNGLWLRQKNSFDSGKTVINALRVSHENMELYDVTIFMFGDNNEFLQRVDAAKAILIEEEDEEGDKKSYWDIKDAVLTVPGMAAAARTDYRLGTELSRHHIQESFASPETMSFWELPKFIGTLKDAGFSAIRHSLHWHNVLVTPFFLAAMVFFAAAFSLRPPRRGKTGALMVAGIASGFIIYFISNLVLALGLSGSIPVIVSAWTPACVSILIGTVLILHLEDG
- the lptF gene encoding LPS export ABC transporter permease LptF, translated to MQIYTKYLMKNLIMPMLVITLTLTGIVWLTQSLRFIDLIVNKGLDISTFLYLSLLLVPSLLFLILPVALFVSVLTVYNKFISDSELIVLKSAGLSRVSLAKPALAVALGVTVITYLISFYILPNSYKEFKDTQVFIRNNYASVLLQEGVFSNPTKGLTVYIESRGRGGMLYGILVHDSRDPKKPVTIIAEKGVLSRTEHGPRFELINGHSQGVDAQTGNLYILDFESDEYDISMYTEQTERTWKKPEESYIYELLFPEGISDTMRNQFIAEGHYRIVWPLFCIVLTLVALSSLFSGQFNRRGQWKRILAATFITFIITVINLAAKSAAESLTILAVFMYLNVIISSGLCSYVIIANRTITGFPLSDNIHKKLTKFKKNIIKGHV
- the fumC gene encoding class II fumarate hydratase; amino-acid sequence: MAVQKPDDFRIETDSFGELKVPSDKYWGAQTQRSLGNFKISTEKMPEALVRALGILKKSAAIVNMNLGVLDKKLGDAMCKAADEVISLELYDHFPLVVWQTGSGTQTNMNTNEVISNRAIEILGGVKGSKTPVHPNDHVNMGQSSNDTFPTAMHIAAVEEIHHKLIPALEKLYDAIKAKSVEFQGIIKIGRTHLQDATPLTLEQEFSGYFTQVDYGIARVKNTLPRLYQLAQGGTAVGTGINSKKGFAEKFAAEVSNITGIPFITAPNKFESLAAHDAIIEASGALNVLAASLMKIANDIRLLGSGPRCGLGELSLPENEPGSSIMPGKVNPTQCEAMTMLCTQVMGNHMAITIAGSNGHFELNVFKPVMIHNLLQSIRLIADGCVSFTDNCVVGIKANKERIESLRDESLMLVTALNPHIGYDNATKIAKKAHKEGTTLKEAAIALELLTEEQFNLWVRPENMIGPKD
- a CDS encoding ATP-grasp domain-containing protein, yielding MMNVISPGGKIGIIGGGHIARMMAQAAFALGYRVHIFCRDAESPAVHVSNHVTLADFNDTEALEHFAENVDIITFEREEIPNELAIYLSKTKTVIPRWKELDIAYNRLKERGFLHSLELPIAKYCPVNSAVKLEEAYYKLNCSKAIFKAMKATSEGSGHIILEGNNPDFQAIWDKCGIKEGILEPIIPFTKELSVIIARGFDTKYVTYDVTEYINNGPNFCSSVTPADISEATRESAYGIANKIANELHLVGILTVEFFMKKDGSLLVNEITPRPNETGYWTQGGCFVNQFEQFIRAICGLPLGSSKRHSKVATNMVFGKDDEDFIELLKDKSNRLYLYGLKNISDESVIGHINKIIT